In Agrobacterium vitis, one genomic interval encodes:
- a CDS encoding Rieske (2Fe-2S) protein, giving the protein MPSRQFLCRQDAVGEGEAKGFGPLEGFRRKIIVVRRDGKLHAWLDACPHYSSGTPMAWKTDAYFNGEKTHLACHSHGALFDLETGECVLGPCLGQGLTRVNIAVGEEGEVFALVTAEEE; this is encoded by the coding sequence ATGCCATCCCGACAGTTCCTCTGCCGACAGGATGCCGTTGGCGAGGGCGAGGCTAAAGGCTTCGGCCCGCTTGAAGGCTTCCGTCGCAAGATCATCGTGGTCAGACGTGACGGCAAGCTCCACGCCTGGCTCGATGCTTGCCCGCATTATTCCAGCGGAACGCCGATGGCCTGGAAGACGGATGCCTATTTCAACGGCGAGAAAACTCATCTCGCCTGCCATTCCCATGGCGCCTTGTTCGATTTGGAGACGGGAGAATGTGTGCTTGGCCCTTGCCTGGGGCAAGGACTGACACGAGTGAATATTGCAGTGGGTGAGGAAGGCGAGGTTTTCGCTTTGGTAACTGCGGAGGAGGAGTAA
- a CDS encoding VOC family protein, with translation MNIIGPDYLVFGVDNVAASCEYLTAFGLKPIDVTDAGGMFEALDGTGVIVRHTSDPSLPPPLPTSNMLRQQVYGVRTAEDLDAIEAELSKDRRVTRLSDGSIEVKDTHGFELKFQVSIRRELDMPAEKINAPGAPAQRKPNEIGVWEEMPALPRSLSHVVLFVPDIEIATEFYCDRLGFVVTDTLSGAGPFLRPKANDDHHTLFFIRTPDYMKGCEHLAFHMGGPTELMVAGTRFVKKGYQSFWGPGRHKFGSNWFWYFNSPLGCHFEYDADMDKHDETWVGRDVPISAEASQIMLFEMREKWMPGGGPPPGAKS, from the coding sequence ATGAATATCATTGGACCTGATTATCTTGTCTTTGGTGTCGATAATGTCGCCGCCAGCTGCGAATATCTCACGGCTTTTGGCTTGAAGCCGATTGATGTGACGGATGCTGGCGGCATGTTCGAAGCGTTGGACGGCACGGGGGTCATTGTTCGCCACACGTCCGATCCGTCCTTGCCGCCGCCGTTGCCGACCTCGAACATGCTGCGCCAGCAGGTTTATGGCGTGCGCACAGCCGAAGATCTGGATGCGATCGAAGCCGAGCTGTCCAAGGATCGCCGCGTCACGCGGCTGTCTGACGGTTCGATCGAAGTCAAGGATACCCATGGTTTCGAGCTCAAGTTCCAGGTGTCGATCCGCCGGGAACTTGATATGCCCGCGGAAAAGATCAACGCTCCCGGCGCACCCGCCCAGCGCAAACCGAACGAAATCGGCGTTTGGGAAGAGATGCCGGCGCTGCCTCGCTCGCTCAGCCATGTGGTGTTGTTCGTTCCCGATATTGAGATCGCAACCGAGTTTTATTGTGATCGCCTCGGCTTCGTCGTCACGGATACCTTGAGCGGGGCAGGTCCGTTCCTGCGGCCCAAGGCAAATGACGATCATCACACGCTCTTCTTCATTCGCACGCCGGATTACATGAAAGGCTGTGAGCATCTTGCCTTCCATATGGGTGGCCCGACTGAGCTGATGGTTGCGGGAACGCGCTTCGTTAAAAAGGGCTATCAGAGTTTCTGGGGTCCCGGCCGTCATAAGTTCGGATCGAACTGGTTCTGGTATTTCAACAGTCCACTAGGCTGTCATTTCGAATACGACGCCGACATGGACAAGCACGATGAGACTTGGGTGGGCCGCGACGTGCCGATCAGTGCAGAGGCGTCTCAGATCATGTTGTTCGAGATGCGTGAGAAGTGGATGCCCGGCGGCGGACCACCGCCCGGCGCTAAATCCTGA
- a CDS encoding EthD domain-containing protein, translated as MTIKLLICGRRRLGQTLAEHRTHMKDYHGKLVLDYIAHDPVNAPKRYVQNHAFDGVYFGGEPQGKALAIGVDFVTEVWAEDLADLKASRETPFYLQNLKPDEPEMVDDTTLIGTPCSEETIIPVHPHEGAVKVFLAWFGETLAANAVVDATGTSSHGLLGYCRNTPLFPSPLGAIDEYWLPNEAAGIAFATACRDAINSLRPDDTRFSLTIAREYVLHAG; from the coding sequence ATGACCATCAAACTGTTAATCTGTGGCCGCCGGCGGCTGGGCCAGACCCTCGCCGAACACCGCACGCATATGAAGGACTATCATGGCAAGCTCGTGCTGGATTATATTGCGCATGATCCGGTGAACGCGCCAAAGCGCTATGTTCAGAACCATGCTTTCGATGGTGTCTATTTTGGCGGTGAGCCGCAGGGCAAGGCTCTGGCAATTGGCGTGGATTTCGTCACCGAGGTCTGGGCTGAGGATCTCGCAGACTTGAAGGCGTCACGCGAGACGCCATTCTATCTGCAAAATCTCAAGCCCGACGAGCCGGAAATGGTCGATGATACCACCCTCATTGGTACTCCCTGTTCTGAAGAGACAATCATTCCGGTGCATCCGCATGAGGGCGCGGTCAAGGTATTTCTGGCCTGGTTCGGTGAAACGCTCGCTGCAAATGCTGTTGTGGACGCCACCGGTACATCCTCTCACGGATTGCTTGGATATTGCCGCAACACACCGTTGTTTCCCAGCCCGCTCGGCGCCATCGATGAATACTGGTTGCCGAATGAGGCCGCTGGCATCGCTTTCGCAACAGCCTGCCGCGACGCCATCAATAGTCTTCGCCCCGACGATACCCGTTTTAGCCTGACCATTGCACGCGAATATGTTCTGCACGCCGGTTAA
- a CDS encoding alpha/beta hydrolase family protein — protein sequence MFKYFPTNYVWNLSVDLSIEMGARMGEIEEMCAPLQEAAKAPDAAGTQAFRETWIKMADKLVSLAEEDEAKGRLISAGDKLIRAANYMLTAERLLAHSSEGRVALYKRFLDAFEKGLKLSGSSCRRVEIPYEGKHLSALYVPAEGVEGAAPLLLQVNGLDSTKEMKFLVGLPVWLAKRGVASLIVDQPGTGEALRLQGLTARYDSEHWASRVVDWLEGQPDIDAKRIGMEGVSLGGYYCPRAVAFEPRFACGVVWGANHDWRDVQKKRLAREGNLPVPHYWSHVMWVWGAKDMDDFMEIAEKVHLNGTLDRIRVPFLVTHGEKDSQIPLQWAHATYDQLVNSPNRELKIFDERTGGIQHSSFDNSANAGAYIADWVAEVLGGRIAVRKKS from the coding sequence ATGTTTAAGTATTTTCCGACCAATTATGTCTGGAACCTGTCTGTCGATCTGTCGATCGAGATGGGTGCCCGGATGGGCGAGATCGAAGAAATGTGCGCCCCGTTGCAGGAGGCGGCCAAGGCGCCGGACGCAGCCGGGACACAAGCTTTCCGCGAGACCTGGATCAAGATGGCGGACAAGCTGGTTTCCCTCGCCGAGGAAGACGAAGCCAAGGGCCGGTTGATTTCTGCGGGTGACAAGCTGATCCGCGCCGCCAATTACATGCTGACCGCGGAACGGTTGCTTGCCCATAGTTCTGAGGGCCGGGTAGCCTTGTACAAGCGCTTTCTGGATGCGTTCGAAAAGGGCTTGAAGCTTTCCGGCTCGTCCTGTCGCCGGGTTGAGATTCCCTATGAAGGCAAGCATCTGTCCGCTCTTTACGTACCTGCCGAAGGTGTCGAAGGTGCCGCGCCGCTTCTGCTCCAGGTCAATGGTCTCGACAGTACCAAGGAAATGAAGTTTTTGGTCGGGTTGCCGGTGTGGCTTGCCAAGCGCGGTGTCGCGTCGCTGATCGTCGATCAGCCAGGGACGGGAGAAGCCCTTCGCCTGCAAGGACTGACGGCGCGCTACGACAGCGAGCACTGGGCGAGCCGTGTGGTCGATTGGCTGGAAGGTCAGCCGGATATCGATGCCAAGCGGATTGGCATGGAAGGTGTTTCGCTTGGCGGTTACTATTGTCCCCGCGCTGTCGCCTTCGAACCACGCTTTGCCTGCGGCGTGGTGTGGGGTGCCAATCACGATTGGCGCGATGTTCAGAAAAAGCGCCTCGCCCGCGAAGGTAATCTCCCCGTTCCTCATTACTGGAGCCACGTCATGTGGGTCTGGGGCGCCAAGGACATGGACGACTTCATGGAGATTGCCGAAAAGGTTCATCTCAATGGCACTCTGGATCGGATTCGTGTTCCATTCCTGGTCACCCACGGTGAAAAAGACAGCCAGATTCCCCTGCAATGGGCTCATGCCACCTATGACCAGCTGGTCAACAGTCCCAACCGCGAACTGAAGATTTTCGACGAGCGTACCGGAGGCATCCAGCATTCCAGCTTCGACAATTCGGCAAATGCCGGTGCTTATATCGCCGATTGGGTAGCCGAGGTGCTGGGTGGACGCATCGCAGTCAGGAAAAAATCATGA
- a CDS encoding LysR substrate-binding domain-containing protein encodes MRFKNLDLNLLVALDTLIRVRNVSRAADEMFITQSAMSNALGRLRDYFDDPLLIQVGRSMELSPLAASLELPLRDIIVRIEAAVVSTPSFIPHESTRSINLIVSDYTLNTIMPPFLRQVSALAPGVQIHFQPQQNYPHLLLERGEADLLVAPSDFCSTNHPSEPFLEDQICCVVDADGPLAQGPMTKKDFLEAGHVVMQPPNGGETFAQRACDRLGLKIKVEASTFSFSSLPFLIRGSKRIAMVQRSLAECMLNLGGIRIMDPPFPLPPLLQCLQWHSYRTRDPALVWFRSQMHEAAARVRQEKMEPDRHKEHDIVSG; translated from the coding sequence ATGCGCTTCAAGAATCTGGACCTTAATCTGCTGGTGGCGCTCGACACGCTGATCAGGGTTCGCAATGTCAGCCGTGCCGCAGACGAAATGTTCATCACCCAATCGGCGATGAGCAACGCACTTGGGCGCCTGCGCGATTATTTCGACGATCCGCTGCTGATTCAGGTCGGGCGATCCATGGAATTGTCGCCGCTCGCCGCCTCATTGGAATTGCCCTTGCGCGACATTATCGTGCGCATCGAGGCGGCCGTCGTTTCGACGCCGTCCTTCATTCCCCATGAATCGACACGCAGTATCAACCTCATCGTGTCTGACTATACCCTCAATACGATCATGCCGCCGTTTCTTCGGCAGGTGTCGGCGCTGGCCCCGGGTGTGCAAATCCATTTCCAACCACAACAAAATTATCCCCATCTCCTTCTCGAGCGCGGAGAAGCGGATCTATTGGTGGCGCCAAGCGATTTTTGCTCGACCAATCATCCATCGGAACCTTTCCTGGAAGACCAGATCTGTTGCGTGGTGGATGCGGACGGGCCGCTGGCACAAGGGCCTATGACAAAAAAGGATTTTCTTGAGGCCGGTCATGTGGTGATGCAGCCGCCGAATGGCGGAGAAACCTTTGCCCAGCGGGCTTGCGACAGGCTCGGCCTGAAGATCAAGGTGGAGGCTTCAACCTTTTCCTTTTCATCTCTGCCCTTCCTTATCCGTGGCTCGAAACGCATTGCCATGGTTCAGCGCAGCCTGGCGGAATGCATGCTCAATCTGGGCGGTATCCGCATCATGGACCCGCCTTTCCCTCTGCCACCATTACTACAGTGCCTGCAATGGCACAGCTATCGCACCCGCGATCCCGCACTGGTCTGGTTCCGATCCCAGATGCACGAGGCAGCAGCGAGAGTTCGTCAGGAAAAAATGGAGCCCGATCGGCATAAGGAGCATGACATCGTTTCCGGCTGA
- a CDS encoding efflux RND transporter permease subunit, giving the protein MNISRFFVDRPVFAGVLSVLIVVAGLIGMRSLPISEYPDVVPPSIVVRATYPGANPKVIAETVATPLEEQINGVEGMLYMSSQATSDGVMTLTVTFKLGTDPDQAQQLVQNRVSQAEPRLPEEVKSLGVTTVKSSPDLMMVVNLISPDNRYDITYLRNYGVLNIKDRLARIAGVGQVQIFGSGDYSMRIWIDPQQAAEHGLAASDITTAIRAQNVQAAAGIIGGSPSLPGVDVQLNVNAQGRLQTPEDFGNIIVKSGANGQITRLRDVARVELGASDYALRSLLDSKAAVAIPVFQAPGSNAITISDEVVRTMDELQLAMPEGVKYEIVYDTTKFVRSSIEKVVDTLLEAVALVVLVVILFLQTWRASIIPLIAVPVSIIGTFAVMYAFGFSINALSLFGLVLAIGIVVDDAIVVVENVERNIENGLSPRQATYRAMKEVSGPIIAIALVLVAVFVPLAFISGLSGQFYRQFALTIAISTVISALNSLTLSPALAALLLKGHHAPKDRLTRGLDFMLGWFFRGFNRVFGAGSNAYGKSVGGLLSRKSIVMVVYLALAGATYGLFNAVPGGFVPAQDKQYLIGFAQLPDAASLDRTEDVIKRMSDIALAQPGVAHAIAFPGLSINGFTNSSNAGIVFVTLKDFDERKTPDLSGGAIAMQLNQKFSSIQDAFIAMFPPPPVQGLGTTGGFKLQLEDRAGLGYQALDEATKAFLAKAYQTPALTGLFSSFQINVPQLYADLDRAKAEQLGVSVTDVFQTLQIYLGSLYVNDFNAFGRTYSVRAQADAKFRATSDNIGQLKVRSASGQMIPLSALLRVDPTTGPERTNRYNGFLAADINGGPAPGFSSGQAQAAIEKIAADVLPKGIGYEWTDLTYQQILAGSSGFLVFPLALLLVYLVLAAQYESLTLPLAIIMIVPMGVLAALTGIWLTGGDNNIFTQIGLIVLVGLSAKNAILIVEFARELEFEGRTPVQAAIEASRLRLRPILMTSMAFIMGVVPLVTSTGAGAEMRAAMGIAVFSGMIGVTVFGIFMTPVFYVLIRKLASNRPLVQHVNDDHEQDNDRPMRMAAE; this is encoded by the coding sequence ATGAACATTTCCCGATTTTTTGTTGACCGACCGGTGTTTGCCGGGGTGCTGTCGGTATTGATCGTCGTGGCCGGGTTGATCGGCATGCGGTCGCTGCCGATTTCCGAATATCCCGATGTCGTGCCGCCGTCGATTGTCGTGCGGGCCACCTATCCCGGTGCCAATCCGAAGGTGATTGCCGAAACCGTGGCAACGCCGCTCGAAGAGCAGATCAATGGCGTCGAGGGCATGCTTTACATGTCGAGCCAGGCGACCTCGGACGGCGTGATGACGCTGACCGTGACCTTCAAGCTCGGCACTGACCCCGATCAGGCCCAGCAACTGGTGCAGAACCGGGTATCTCAGGCCGAACCGCGTCTGCCGGAAGAGGTCAAGAGCCTCGGCGTGACCACGGTGAAAAGCTCTCCCGACCTGATGATGGTCGTCAACCTGATCTCCCCAGACAATCGCTATGACATTACCTATCTGCGCAATTACGGCGTCCTGAACATCAAGGACCGGCTCGCCCGGATTGCAGGCGTCGGTCAGGTGCAGATCTTCGGCTCCGGCGATTATTCCATGCGTATCTGGATCGATCCGCAGCAGGCGGCCGAACATGGCTTGGCGGCCAGCGATATTACCACGGCCATCCGCGCCCAGAATGTCCAGGCCGCCGCGGGGATCATCGGTGGCTCGCCAAGCCTGCCGGGCGTCGATGTACAATTGAACGTCAACGCCCAGGGGCGGCTACAAACGCCAGAGGATTTTGGCAATATCATCGTCAAGAGTGGCGCAAACGGTCAGATCACCCGATTGCGCGATGTCGCCCGCGTCGAGCTTGGCGCTTCCGATTACGCGCTCCGCTCCCTGCTGGACAGCAAGGCCGCAGTCGCCATTCCTGTTTTCCAAGCGCCCGGCTCCAATGCCATCACCATTTCCGATGAAGTGGTGAGGACGATGGATGAGTTACAATTGGCGATGCCAGAAGGCGTGAAATACGAAATCGTCTACGACACCACCAAATTCGTCCGCTCTTCCATCGAAAAAGTCGTCGATACCCTGCTGGAAGCCGTAGCGCTGGTCGTGCTGGTCGTCATCCTCTTCCTCCAGACCTGGCGGGCGTCGATCATTCCGCTGATCGCGGTTCCGGTGTCGATCATCGGCACATTTGCCGTGATGTATGCCTTCGGCTTTTCTATCAACGCCCTCAGCCTGTTCGGACTGGTTCTGGCCATCGGCATCGTCGTGGATGATGCCATCGTCGTTGTCGAAAATGTCGAGCGCAATATCGAAAACGGCCTGTCACCCCGTCAGGCGACCTACCGTGCCATGAAGGAAGTGTCGGGGCCGATTATCGCCATCGCCCTGGTTCTGGTGGCGGTCTTCGTGCCGCTGGCCTTCATTTCCGGTCTGTCGGGCCAGTTCTACCGCCAGTTCGCCTTGACCATCGCCATCTCGACCGTGATCTCGGCGCTGAATTCGCTGACCCTGTCACCGGCGCTTGCCGCTCTGCTTCTGAAGGGACATCATGCACCGAAGGACCGGCTGACACGCGGCCTGGACTTTATGCTTGGCTGGTTTTTCCGAGGGTTTAACCGGGTGTTCGGCGCAGGCTCCAATGCTTACGGAAAAAGCGTCGGCGGTCTTCTCTCACGCAAAAGCATCGTCATGGTGGTCTATCTGGCCCTGGCCGGTGCCACCTATGGCCTGTTCAATGCTGTTCCGGGCGGGTTCGTCCCGGCGCAGGACAAGCAATATCTGATTGGTTTTGCCCAGTTGCCGGATGCGGCCAGCCTTGACCGTACGGAAGATGTGATCAAGCGGATGAGCGACATTGCGCTTGCCCAGCCGGGCGTGGCCCACGCCATTGCCTTTCCGGGCCTGTCGATCAATGGTTTCACCAATTCCTCCAATGCCGGCATTGTCTTCGTCACCCTGAAGGATTTCGACGAGCGCAAGACGCCTGATCTGTCCGGTGGGGCGATTGCCATGCAGCTGAACCAGAAGTTTTCCTCCATTCAGGATGCTTTCATCGCCATGTTCCCGCCGCCACCCGTCCAGGGTCTCGGCACGACCGGCGGTTTCAAGCTGCAATTGGAAGACCGGGCTGGATTGGGCTATCAGGCGCTGGACGAGGCCACCAAAGCGTTTCTGGCCAAGGCCTATCAGACACCGGCGCTGACTGGCCTGTTTTCCAGCTTCCAGATCAATGTGCCGCAGCTCTATGCCGATCTTGATCGCGCCAAGGCCGAACAGCTCGGTGTTTCCGTTACCGATGTGTTCCAGACCCTGCAAATCTATCTGGGTTCACTCTATGTCAATGACTTCAATGCTTTTGGCCGCACATACAGCGTTCGCGCCCAGGCCGATGCCAAATTTCGGGCCACGTCCGACAATATTGGTCAGTTGAAGGTTCGCTCCGCATCGGGCCAGATGATCCCGCTGTCTGCGCTGCTGCGGGTCGATCCGACCACGGGGCCGGAACGCACCAACCGCTATAACGGCTTTCTGGCTGCTGATATCAATGGGGGTCCGGCCCCCGGATTCTCATCCGGTCAGGCCCAGGCGGCAATTGAAAAGATCGCAGCGGATGTCTTGCCAAAAGGTATCGGCTACGAATGGACGGATCTGACATACCAGCAAATCCTGGCGGGAAGCTCAGGCTTCCTGGTGTTTCCACTGGCTTTGCTGCTGGTCTATCTCGTGCTTGCCGCGCAATATGAAAGCCTGACTCTGCCTTTGGCGATCATCATGATCGTACCGATGGGCGTATTGGCGGCGCTGACCGGTATCTGGCTGACCGGAGGAGACAATAACATCTTCACCCAGATCGGCCTGATCGTGCTTGTCGGGCTCTCAGCCAAAAACGCCATCCTGATCGTCGAATTTGCCCGGGAGCTGGAATTTGAAGGCAGGACCCCGGTTCAGGCGGCTATCGAGGCCAGCCGCTTGCGTCTGCGCCCGATCCTGATGACATCCATGGCCTTCATCATGGGCGTCGTACCGCTGGTCACCTCAACCGGTGCTGGGGCCGAAATGCGTGCGGCCATGGGTATTGCGGTGTTTTCCGGCATGATTGGCGTGACGGTCTTCGGCATTTTCATGACGCCGGTCTTTTACGTGCTGATCCGCAAACTGGCTAGCAATCGACCGCTGGTGCAGCATGTCAACGATGACCATGAGCAGGACAATGACAGGCCGATGCGCATGGCGGCCGAGTAA
- a CDS encoding efflux RND transporter periplasmic adaptor subunit — translation MSSRKQRWALMGAGLGLVVSISAVSVVLQLPMSAAATAASAAASTPAVPVTVSKVSSRNFTHWELFSGRLEAVERVDVRPRVGGAIQSVHFREGALVKAGDLLFTIDPAPYQAAVDQAEGQFASAEAKVDLARIELDRGLKLSGNSTISQSDMDQRRNSFTQAQAAMGTARAQLQSAQLELDYTQVRAPVSGRVGKLEVTAGNLVASGSSSSVLTTLVSVDPIYASFNVSEQLVAKALSQLPQTGAALADIDRIPVEIGTLADDGMPIKGKLQLINNQVDAASGTIGVRAVFDNPGGRLIPGQFVRVRMGQPVPENKILVSERAIGTDQDKKFVFVVDADNKVNYRQIQLGAVAEGQRVVESGLAAGDTIVVNGLQRIKPGAIVAPQPEEKLAASK, via the coding sequence ATGTCATCCAGAAAACAACGCTGGGCCCTTATGGGCGCCGGCCTGGGCCTTGTTGTTTCCATTTCAGCCGTATCCGTGGTTCTTCAATTGCCGATGAGTGCTGCTGCAACGGCGGCCTCGGCGGCCGCATCGACTCCTGCCGTGCCGGTCACGGTTTCCAAGGTTTCCAGCCGGAATTTCACCCATTGGGAGCTGTTTTCCGGCCGTCTCGAGGCCGTTGAACGGGTCGATGTGCGGCCACGGGTCGGCGGAGCCATCCAATCCGTCCATTTTCGTGAGGGCGCGTTGGTCAAGGCAGGCGATCTGCTGTTCACTATCGATCCCGCTCCTTATCAGGCCGCTGTCGATCAGGCGGAAGGCCAGTTCGCTTCAGCCGAAGCCAAGGTCGATCTTGCCAGGATCGAACTGGATCGCGGCTTGAAACTATCGGGCAATAGCACGATCTCGCAAAGCGATATGGATCAGCGCCGCAATAGCTTTACCCAGGCTCAAGCTGCCATGGGAACCGCCAGAGCCCAGCTGCAATCGGCTCAACTGGAGCTGGATTATACCCAGGTGCGCGCCCCGGTTTCGGGTCGCGTCGGTAAGCTCGAGGTTACGGCAGGCAATCTGGTGGCCTCGGGGTCTTCTTCTTCCGTCTTGACCACACTGGTGTCTGTCGATCCGATCTATGCCAGCTTCAATGTCAGCGAGCAGTTGGTGGCCAAGGCTCTGTCGCAGCTCCCACAAACTGGAGCCGCCTTGGCCGACATCGACCGTATCCCTGTCGAAATCGGCACGTTGGCCGATGACGGCATGCCGATCAAAGGCAAGCTACAATTGATCAACAACCAGGTCGATGCCGCCAGCGGTACGATTGGCGTGCGCGCCGTGTTCGACAATCCGGGCGGCAGGCTTATTCCTGGCCAGTTCGTGCGGGTGCGGATGGGCCAGCCTGTGCCGGAAAACAAGATCCTGGTCAGTGAACGGGCGATTGGCACCGATCAGGACAAGAAATTCGTTTTCGTTGTCGATGCCGATAACAAGGTCAATTACCGCCAGATCCAGTTGGGCGCCGTGGCCGAAGGCCAGCGTGTGGTTGAAAGCGGGCTTGCTGCTGGCGATACGATCGTCGTCAACGGTCTGCAACGCATCAAACCAGGCGCGATTGTTGCGCCGCAGCCGGAAGAAAAGCTCGCGGCGTCGAAATAG